Proteins encoded by one window of Desulfovibrio ferrophilus:
- a CDS encoding ABC transporter permease, which yields MTIPKFPLGQIIETSIDFLVEHLSFATKAFSVALGSILDVVEDAMMALPPWLFILIAAALAYKLTRGSKGITLLTLLGLGLIWNLGLWSATVSTIALVILSTLVAISIGMPLGIAAAMSRTAYRLVMPVLDVMQTMPAFVYLIPAIPFFGLGKVAAIFSTVIFAMPPAIRLTCLGIKQVPPELVECAEAFGSNRWQRLFKLELPLATPTIMAGINQTVMLALSMVVISAMIGAKGLGGEVWKAIQRLQMGNGFEAGIGIVIVAIILDRVLQKVGAKR from the coding sequence ATGACCATCCCTAAATTCCCCCTCGGGCAGATCATAGAAACCAGTATCGACTTCTTGGTCGAGCATCTTTCCTTTGCCACCAAAGCCTTTTCCGTGGCCCTGGGCAGCATCCTGGATGTCGTGGAAGACGCCATGATGGCACTACCGCCGTGGTTGTTCATCCTCATCGCTGCCGCCCTGGCTTACAAACTCACCCGAGGCAGCAAAGGAATCACCTTGCTGACACTCTTGGGGTTGGGCCTGATCTGGAACCTGGGCCTGTGGAGCGCCACGGTGAGCACCATCGCCCTGGTCATTCTGTCCACGCTGGTGGCTATTTCAATCGGGATGCCGCTTGGCATTGCCGCAGCCATGAGCCGTACCGCCTATCGCCTGGTGATGCCAGTCCTGGACGTGATGCAGACCATGCCTGCGTTCGTCTACCTGATCCCAGCCATCCCCTTTTTCGGACTGGGCAAAGTGGCGGCGATCTTCTCCACTGTCATCTTCGCCATGCCTCCCGCCATCCGCCTGACCTGCCTTGGCATCAAGCAGGTTCCACCCGAACTGGTGGAGTGTGCCGAGGCCTTTGGCTCCAACCGATGGCAACGACTCTTCAAGCTGGAGCTGCCCCTGGCAACGCCCACCATCATGGCGGGCATCAACCAAACCGTCATGCTGGCTCTGTCCATGGTCGTCATCTCTGCGATGATCGGCGCCAAAGGACTGGGTGGCGAAGTCTGGAAGGCCATCCAGAGACTGCAAATGGGCAACGGCTTCGAGGCGGGCATCGGCATCGTCATCGTAGCCATCATTCTGGACCGAGTGCTCCAAAAGGTCGGAGCAAAAAGATAA
- a CDS encoding quaternary amine ABC transporter ATP-binding protein, which translates to MSKIVVENLYKIFGNTPEKALKLLQEGASKEEIHKKTAQSVGINDASFTVKEGEIVVVMGLSGSGKSTLVRCINRLIEPTAGKIAVDGVDIRSLNIDDLRKFRQEKLGMVFQNFALFPHRTVCQNTEYGLEIQGMDADTRREKAENALELVGLKGWENSYPKQLSGGMQQRVGLARALALDPDILLMDEAFSALDPLIRRDMQDELVNLQDEMQKTILFISHDLDEALKLGDRIVLMKDGRIVQVGTPEEILTEPATDYVERFVEDVDITKVLTAEMVMKKSEAVAYLGTDGPRSAIRKMKQSAIGSLFFLNKNKTPAGIVTIEDCAALRERGSDDIESILRRDFKEVQLDTQATDLIQIIHDLPYPLPVTGPSGKFKGVIVRGTLLGAIAERGGN; encoded by the coding sequence ATGTCCAAAATCGTCGTCGAAAACCTTTACAAAATTTTCGGGAATACTCCTGAAAAAGCCTTGAAGCTCCTGCAAGAAGGGGCAAGCAAGGAAGAAATCCATAAGAAAACCGCACAAAGCGTTGGCATCAACGACGCATCCTTTACCGTGAAAGAAGGCGAAATCGTTGTCGTAATGGGGCTTTCCGGCAGTGGAAAATCCACTCTGGTGCGCTGCATCAACCGCCTGATCGAACCCACTGCGGGCAAGATCGCTGTAGACGGAGTAGATATCCGCTCCCTGAATATCGATGACCTGCGCAAATTCAGGCAGGAAAAGTTGGGCATGGTTTTCCAGAATTTTGCCCTATTCCCACACCGCACGGTCTGCCAGAACACCGAATATGGCCTGGAAATTCAGGGCATGGACGCCGACACACGTCGGGAAAAGGCCGAGAACGCTCTTGAGCTTGTGGGCCTGAAGGGATGGGAAAACTCCTATCCCAAGCAACTCTCTGGCGGCATGCAACAGCGCGTTGGTCTGGCCCGTGCCCTGGCACTTGATCCCGACATTCTGCTCATGGACGAGGCCTTCTCGGCACTGGATCCGCTCATCCGCCGCGACATGCAGGACGAACTGGTCAACCTTCAGGATGAAATGCAAAAAACCATCCTGTTCATCAGTCACGACCTGGACGAGGCCCTGAAGCTGGGAGACCGAATCGTCCTCATGAAAGACGGACGCATCGTTCAGGTAGGCACTCCCGAAGAAATTCTGACCGAGCCCGCCACCGACTACGTGGAACGTTTTGTAGAGGACGTTGACATTACCAAGGTCCTCACCGCGGAAATGGTCATGAAGAAGTCCGAAGCCGTCGCCTACCTCGGGACCGACGGACCCCGCTCTGCCATCCGCAAGATGAAGCAGAGCGCCATCGGTTCGCTCTTCTTCCTCAATAAGAACAAAACTCCGGCTGGCATCGTGACTATTGAAGACTGCGCAGCCCTACGCGAACGCGGCAGTGATGACATCGAATCCATCCTGCGCCGTGACTTCAAGGAAGTTCAATTGGATACTCAGGCCACAGACCTGATCCAAATCATTCACGACCTGCCCTATCCGTTGCCGGTGACAGGCCCCTCTGGAAAATTCAAGGGAGTGATCGTACGCGGCACTCTCCTGGGCGCCATCGCAGAGCGAGGAGGAAACTAA
- a CDS encoding NAD(P)(+) transhydrogenase (Re/Si-specific) subunit beta, translated as MSVNIINLAYLLASVLFILGIKGLTSPRTAVRGNTYSALAMLIAVVATLLDKNVLTFEYIIAGVAVGALIGAILAIRIEMTAMPQLVAVFNGFGGGASVLVAGAAFLEVMGATQGSDLLAKAGLAPAQDYQMLIATAISGIIGSVTFFGSFIAFAKLQRLFLEGAASFPGQRIVNLLVAIITVGLGIALVMQPQNVNLYWLMVAAAAILGLLLTVAIGGADMPVVIALLNSYSGLAAAATGFVLQNNVLIIAGSLVGASGVILTKIMCKAMNRSLVNVLFGGALGPGETTVSSDDVYEGKVKATSGEEVAMILDGARRVVIIPGYGMAVAQAQHAVRDLMNILEARGVQVEFAIHPVAGRMPGHMNVLLAEAEVPYDKLREMDSINPEMSQVDVAIVLGANDVVNPLAKTDPSSPIAGMPIIDVDQAHTVVVIKRSLSPGFAKIPNPLFAADNALMYFEDGKVAIQEIAQAVKEQ; from the coding sequence ATGAGCGTCAACATCATCAATCTCGCCTATCTTCTGGCTTCGGTGCTGTTTATCCTGGGCATCAAAGGACTGACTTCGCCCCGCACGGCAGTTCGCGGCAACACCTATTCAGCCCTTGCAATGCTTATCGCCGTCGTTGCCACCCTGTTGGACAAAAATGTTCTGACCTTCGAGTATATCATCGCCGGAGTCGCCGTTGGAGCACTCATTGGCGCAATCCTGGCCATCCGAATCGAAATGACCGCAATGCCACAGTTGGTCGCCGTCTTCAACGGCTTCGGTGGTGGCGCATCCGTACTCGTCGCCGGAGCGGCGTTTCTGGAAGTCATGGGTGCGACGCAAGGTAGCGATCTCCTCGCCAAGGCCGGACTGGCCCCGGCACAGGACTACCAAATGCTCATCGCCACAGCGATCTCGGGCATCATTGGCAGCGTGACTTTCTTCGGCAGCTTTATCGCCTTCGCCAAGCTGCAACGCCTGTTCCTCGAAGGTGCCGCATCTTTCCCCGGACAAAGGATCGTCAACCTGCTGGTTGCCATCATTACAGTGGGGCTGGGTATCGCCCTGGTCATGCAACCACAAAACGTCAACCTCTACTGGCTGATGGTCGCTGCAGCGGCCATCCTGGGGCTGCTGCTCACCGTGGCCATCGGCGGCGCGGACATGCCGGTGGTCATTGCCCTGCTGAACTCCTATTCCGGCTTGGCAGCGGCGGCCACAGGCTTCGTGCTGCAGAACAATGTGTTGATCATCGCGGGCTCCCTGGTGGGTGCCTCGGGCGTCATTTTGACCAAGATCATGTGCAAGGCCATGAACCGTTCGCTGGTTAATGTACTCTTCGGCGGTGCGCTCGGCCCCGGTGAAACCACCGTCAGTTCCGATGACGTCTACGAAGGCAAGGTCAAAGCCACCTCGGGCGAAGAAGTCGCCATGATCCTTGACGGTGCACGCCGGGTGGTCATCATTCCCGGCTATGGCATGGCAGTGGCTCAGGCTCAGCATGCAGTCCGCGACTTGATGAATATTCTGGAAGCCAGAGGAGTCCAGGTTGAATTCGCCATCCATCCCGTGGCTGGGCGTATGCCGGGACATATGAATGTTCTGCTGGCCGAGGCCGAAGTACCCTATGACAAGCTCAGGGAAATGGATTCCATCAACCCGGAAATGAGCCAAGTGGATGTGGCTATTGTTCTGGGTGCCAACGATGTGGTCAATCCGCTTGCCAAGACCGACCCCAGCAGTCCCATCGCCGGAATGCCCATCATCGATGTGGATCAGGCACACACAGTTGTGGTCATCAAGCGGAGTCTTTCACCGGGCTTTGCGAAGATCCCCAACCCGCTCTTCGCTGCGGATAACGCGCTGATGTACTTCGAGGACGGTAAAGTGGCCATTCAGGAGATTGCCCAAGCGGTCAAGGAACAATAA
- a CDS encoding NAD(P) transhydrogenase subunit alpha, producing the protein MEVFVIGLTIFVLAVFVGFEVITKVPPTLHTPLMSGTNAISGITITGALLSAGSEHTLLTTILGVSALVFATINVVGGFMVTHRMLDMFKKKGGRS; encoded by the coding sequence ATGGAAGTTTTCGTCATCGGACTCACCATCTTCGTGCTGGCGGTGTTCGTGGGATTCGAGGTCATCACCAAGGTCCCGCCAACTCTGCACACGCCACTGATGTCCGGCACCAATGCCATATCGGGCATCACAATCACTGGCGCCCTGCTCTCAGCAGGCAGTGAACACACCCTGCTGACCACGATACTCGGCGTGTCCGCTCTGGTCTTCGCCACCATCAATGTAGTCGGTGGATTCATGGTTACCCACCGCATGCTCGACATGTTCAAGAAAAAGGGTGGGCGGTCATGA
- a CDS encoding Re/Si-specific NAD(P)(+) transhydrogenase subunit alpha — protein MILAVPKETYPGERRVALVPSAVPPLIKAGFTVLVEQDAGTAASCLDTDFKDKGAEIVPSRSDLFARADVILQVRSPGANPEAGAADIAMLREGQIVIGLTEPFTDPAISKAVAETGAVLFSMELIPRITRAQSMDALSSMATLAGYQAVLLAAGNLPKMFPMMMTAAGTIAPAKVFIVGVGVAGLMAIAQARKLGAVVEAYDVRPAVKEQVQSLGAKFVEMELEADDAEDKGGYAKAMDEDFYRKQRELMTRVVAANDVVITTAAIPGRAAPILVTEEMVKGMAPGSVIVDLAAVGGGNCELTRPDEVVEAHGVKIFGPTDLPSQMCIDASRMYAKNISALLLNMAEDGRVDIDKDDEVVAGTMVTRDGKVVHPMILEKLEETA, from the coding sequence ATGATTCTCGCAGTGCCCAAGGAAACCTATCCCGGCGAACGGCGAGTGGCCCTGGTTCCCTCTGCCGTTCCCCCGCTGATCAAGGCGGGCTTCACCGTGCTCGTGGAGCAAGACGCAGGAACCGCTGCCAGTTGTCTCGATACCGATTTCAAGGACAAGGGGGCAGAGATTGTCCCGAGCCGGAGCGATCTCTTTGCCCGGGCTGACGTTATCCTTCAGGTCCGCTCTCCAGGGGCAAACCCCGAGGCAGGAGCTGCAGACATCGCCATGCTGCGCGAAGGTCAAATCGTCATCGGCCTGACTGAGCCGTTCACCGACCCTGCCATCTCCAAGGCCGTGGCCGAGACCGGGGCCGTCCTCTTCTCCATGGAACTCATTCCACGCATCACCCGTGCCCAGAGCATGGATGCCCTTTCATCCATGGCTACCCTGGCAGGCTATCAGGCCGTGTTGCTGGCTGCAGGGAATCTGCCCAAGATGTTCCCCATGATGATGACCGCCGCTGGCACCATCGCCCCGGCCAAGGTCTTCATCGTTGGCGTGGGTGTCGCCGGATTGATGGCCATTGCCCAGGCCCGCAAGCTCGGCGCCGTGGTCGAGGCCTACGATGTTCGGCCCGCCGTCAAAGAGCAGGTTCAAAGCCTGGGGGCCAAATTCGTGGAGATGGAACTGGAAGCGGACGATGCCGAAGACAAGGGCGGTTACGCCAAGGCCATGGACGAGGATTTCTACCGCAAACAGCGCGAGCTCATGACGCGCGTGGTTGCCGCCAACGACGTGGTCATCACCACCGCAGCCATCCCCGGACGGGCAGCTCCCATTCTTGTCACCGAGGAAATGGTCAAGGGCATGGCCCCCGGATCAGTCATTGTGGACCTGGCTGCCGTGGGCGGCGGAAACTGCGAGCTAACCCGCCCTGACGAGGTGGTCGAGGCCCATGGCGTCAAGATTTTCGGGCCCACGGACCTGCCTTCACAGATGTGCATCGATGCTTCACGGATGTACGCCAAGAACATCAGCGCCCTGTTGTTGAATATGGCCGAGGATGGGCGGGTGGACATTGACAAGGATGACGAAGTCGTCGCGGGCACCATGGTCACGCGTGACGGCAAGGTCGTGCATCCCATGATCCTGGAGAAGCTGGAAGAAACCGCATAA
- a CDS encoding serine dehydratase subunit alpha family protein, whose translation MSYTIKDILRMQVAPALGCTEPVAIALAAAAAASLLPAGDIQRVELWVDPNIYKNGLAVTIPGTGGLSGLDTAAALGCAGGDPTLGLEVLAPVDEVVTARAMALLDAKLVTVNLLHDQVGLFVRARVERGGANAEAVIEVVHDNITSLSLNGEAVTGHPLLGSDVAGGKSELAEMESWLKERSLSELIELLDGLDDEDLAFLEEGVQHNLRLAEYGLKFDAGMGVGKTLDRLVRQRLLTRDMIQAAKILTSAASDARMGGVKLPAMSSAGSGNHGLTAILPIQAVAEFAECTDAERQRAIALSHVVTAYVKAFTGRLSAVCGCSVAAGAGAAAGVTLLLGGGAQHIAGAIKNLTEDLAGVICDGAKAGCALKLATAAGSSVQAALFALQGVNVDSGDGIMGVSPEQTMQNIGTLSTQGMIETDRTILRIMLEKQFSDV comes from the coding sequence ATGTCGTATACCATTAAGGACATCCTGCGTATGCAGGTGGCCCCGGCTTTGGGCTGTACCGAACCTGTGGCTATTGCCCTGGCCGCAGCGGCTGCCGCGTCGCTGCTTCCGGCGGGTGACATTCAGCGGGTTGAACTGTGGGTGGACCCCAATATTTACAAGAATGGTTTGGCGGTGACCATCCCCGGAACCGGGGGGTTGTCGGGATTGGATACGGCAGCAGCCCTGGGCTGTGCCGGGGGTGATCCGACCCTGGGGCTGGAGGTTCTGGCGCCGGTGGACGAGGTCGTTACAGCCCGGGCAATGGCATTGCTGGATGCCAAGCTGGTGACAGTGAACCTACTTCATGATCAGGTTGGGCTGTTTGTGCGTGCCCGGGTGGAACGCGGCGGCGCCAATGCCGAGGCCGTTATCGAAGTGGTGCATGACAATATTACGAGTCTTTCTCTGAACGGCGAGGCCGTGACCGGGCATCCGTTGCTGGGAAGCGACGTTGCTGGCGGTAAAAGTGAATTGGCCGAAATGGAATCCTGGCTCAAGGAGCGCTCGCTCTCCGAACTCATCGAGTTGCTGGATGGTCTGGATGATGAGGACTTGGCATTTCTGGAAGAGGGAGTGCAGCACAATCTCCGCTTAGCCGAATACGGTTTGAAATTTGATGCCGGTATGGGGGTGGGCAAGACTCTGGATCGTCTGGTTCGCCAGCGCCTTCTGACGCGGGATATGATTCAGGCTGCAAAAATTTTGACCTCTGCCGCCTCGGATGCTCGGATGGGTGGAGTCAAGCTGCCAGCCATGAGTTCCGCAGGCAGTGGCAACCACGGGCTGACCGCCATTCTGCCGATTCAGGCTGTTGCCGAGTTTGCCGAGTGCACGGATGCCGAACGCCAGCGGGCCATTGCCCTGTCTCACGTGGTCACGGCCTATGTGAAAGCCTTCACCGGACGCCTGTCCGCCGTCTGCGGTTGCTCCGTGGCAGCCGGAGCAGGTGCCGCTGCCGGGGTGACTCTTCTTTTGGGAGGTGGTGCGCAGCATATTGCCGGGGCCATAAAGAACCTGACCGAGGATCTGGCCGGGGTGATTTGTGACGGCGCCAAGGCTGGATGTGCCCTCAAGCTGGCTACGGCTGCCGGGTCGTCCGTGCAGGCGGCGCTGTTTGCCCTACAGGGGGTGAATGTTGATTCCGGCGATGGAATCATGGGGGTCTCACCCGAACAGACCATGCAGAATATCGGTACTCTTTCCACGCAGGGCATGATCGAGACCGATCGCACGATTTTGCGCATCATGCTGGAAAAGCAGTTTTCAGATGTGTAG
- a CDS encoding PQQ-dependent sugar dehydrogenase has translation MSTPQLYTKHLVFTLLSLCTLLLPPACGASPEKSPSIQLPSGFTLSIHARIPGARSMALGDNGTLFVGTRGHRVFAVTDSDGNGIAEVTHVIASGLNSPNGVAFRNGALYVAEISRILRFDDIESRLDNPSQPVIIRDDLPNDRHHGWKYIAFGPDDRLYVPIGAPCNVCENDDPRYSAILRMQPDGSQQEIFASGIRNTVGFDWHPETNVLWFSNNGRDLMGDDIPPDTLHRAPYPGMHFGFPYCHAGDIQDPKYGKSKPCKDFDGPALRLPAHVAPLGMTFYTATQFPKAYQGRLFLAEHGSWNRTSPVGYRLMTVRVRNGQAMDYQPFATGWLKGRKVSGRPVDVLQAPDGSLFVSDDKAGLIYRIRYTGQ, from the coding sequence ATGAGCACTCCACAACTTTACACCAAACACCTTGTTTTCACTCTACTTTCGCTTTGCACTCTGCTTTTGCCTCCGGCCTGTGGGGCCTCCCCGGAAAAATCCCCATCAATTCAATTGCCTTCGGGTTTTACTCTGAGCATCCACGCCCGCATCCCTGGCGCTCGCTCCATGGCCCTTGGCGATAACGGCACGTTATTCGTTGGCACCCGAGGGCACCGCGTGTTCGCCGTCACGGACAGTGATGGCAACGGCATTGCCGAGGTCACCCATGTCATAGCCTCTGGCCTGAACTCCCCAAACGGAGTGGCGTTTCGCAATGGGGCGCTCTATGTGGCCGAGATCAGCCGCATCCTGCGTTTCGATGATATCGAATCCCGACTGGACAATCCTTCACAGCCAGTCATCATCCGGGACGATCTGCCCAATGACCGTCACCATGGCTGGAAATACATCGCCTTTGGACCAGATGACAGACTCTATGTACCCATAGGTGCACCCTGCAACGTCTGCGAAAATGACGACCCCAGATACTCCGCCATTCTGCGCATGCAACCGGACGGATCGCAGCAGGAGATCTTTGCCTCGGGAATACGCAACACCGTGGGTTTCGATTGGCACCCGGAAACCAACGTCCTCTGGTTCAGCAACAACGGGCGAGACCTGATGGGCGACGACATCCCCCCTGACACACTGCACCGTGCCCCCTACCCGGGAATGCACTTCGGCTTTCCCTACTGTCATGCCGGGGATATTCAAGACCCCAAGTACGGCAAATCCAAGCCCTGCAAGGACTTCGATGGTCCAGCCCTCCGCCTCCCCGCCCATGTGGCTCCGCTGGGGATGACCTTTTACACCGCAACACAATTCCCAAAGGCATACCAGGGGCGGCTCTTTTTGGCAGAGCACGGTTCATGGAATCGCACCAGTCCAGTGGGTTATCGTCTGATGACCGTCAGGGTAAGGAACGGGCAGGCCATGGACTACCAACCCTTTGCCACAGGCTGGCTCAAGGGGCGCAAGGTCTCGGGGCGGCCCGTGGACGTCCTGCAAGCACCCGACGGATCATTGTTTGTCAGTGATGACAAAGCAGGCCTGATTTACCGCATTCGCTACACAGGCCAGTGA
- a CDS encoding methyl-accepting chemotaxis protein, which produces MLRQISIGVRIFLVIAVMILFIGGTIAAFLGNSSTIKEISVQQVNDRMLEGQKQKLQVAVKSLAESLGTLVASATDHHQQIEMISKAVADIRYEEDKSGYFFVYEGTTVVTVPPKPSLSGKDMSGAKDVNGVYFVSDLAKAAQGGGGFVQYVFAKPGSGDQPKLAYSQLISGTKYWIGTGIYIDNIDAAKAEVTSIIEDVVSSNTTWVLAVLIGILLVGVLPMSWLIVKSITGPIAQSTDAAGEIAGGNYDLHLEVKGRDEASRLQEALNTMASTLLQNIEEITIKTQDAEEKARAAEVAKAEAEEATLMATRAKAEGMYQAAQRLEQVVERITAATEQISVQVDEISSGTDVQKERLQATATAMEEMNATVLEVARNAGDAAQNAEGAQEKARQGAETVNKSVSAMNTTRTQTTSLQDSMNALGVQAEAIGNIMGVISDIADQTNLLALNAAIEAARAGDAGRGFAVVADEVRKLAEKTMTATKEVGDSIEAIQRVASDNISGMETAVVDLEHASELSNESGVVLEEIVHGTEESAKQIQSIATAAEEQSAASEEINQAIDEINNIAVETAKGVEESATALRELAEQASELNSLVNELKSEGQQ; this is translated from the coding sequence ATGCTTCGGCAAATCAGCATCGGGGTTAGAATTTTCTTGGTCATTGCGGTGATGATTTTATTCATCGGTGGGACCATTGCGGCATTCCTCGGGAACTCGTCAACGATCAAGGAGATCAGCGTTCAGCAGGTCAATGACCGCATGTTGGAAGGGCAGAAGCAGAAACTCCAGGTGGCGGTCAAGTCCTTGGCCGAATCACTTGGGACCTTGGTTGCAAGTGCCACTGATCACCATCAGCAGATCGAGATGATCAGCAAGGCCGTGGCCGATATTCGTTATGAAGAGGACAAGTCCGGGTATTTCTTTGTGTATGAGGGGACCACGGTCGTCACCGTTCCTCCCAAACCGTCCTTGAGCGGCAAGGATATGTCGGGGGCAAAAGACGTCAACGGTGTCTACTTTGTCTCGGATTTGGCCAAGGCGGCGCAGGGTGGTGGTGGATTCGTCCAATACGTGTTTGCCAAGCCCGGCTCGGGGGATCAGCCCAAGTTGGCCTATTCCCAATTGATTTCTGGTACCAAGTATTGGATCGGAACAGGCATCTATATTGATAATATCGACGCAGCCAAGGCTGAGGTTACTTCAATAATTGAAGATGTTGTAAGTTCCAATACGACATGGGTACTCGCCGTTCTGATTGGTATTCTTCTGGTCGGTGTGTTGCCGATGTCCTGGTTGATCGTCAAGAGTATCACCGGGCCCATTGCTCAGTCCACTGACGCCGCTGGTGAGATTGCAGGTGGCAACTATGACCTGCATCTTGAAGTCAAGGGACGGGATGAGGCTTCCAGATTGCAGGAGGCCCTGAATACCATGGCATCAACCCTGCTTCAGAACATCGAAGAGATTACGATCAAGACGCAGGATGCCGAGGAAAAGGCTCGCGCTGCAGAAGTTGCCAAGGCCGAGGCCGAAGAGGCAACCCTCATGGCCACGCGCGCCAAGGCCGAGGGCATGTACCAGGCCGCTCAGCGTCTGGAACAGGTGGTTGAACGCATTACTGCCGCCACTGAGCAGATATCCGTTCAGGTTGATGAAATCTCCAGCGGCACCGATGTGCAGAAGGAGCGCTTGCAGGCGACGGCCACGGCCATGGAAGAGATGAATGCCACAGTGCTTGAAGTTGCCCGCAATGCTGGTGACGCCGCTCAGAACGCCGAGGGAGCCCAAGAGAAGGCTCGCCAGGGTGCAGAGACGGTTAACAAGTCCGTGTCGGCCATGAATACCACTCGCACGCAGACAACCTCGCTGCAGGACAGCATGAACGCTCTGGGTGTGCAGGCCGAGGCTATTGGCAACATCATGGGAGTGATCTCTGATATTGCGGACCAGACCAACCTGCTCGCACTCAACGCCGCCATTGAGGCGGCACGTGCCGGTGATGCCGGTCGCGGGTTTGCCGTGGTGGCAGACGAGGTCCGCAAGCTGGCTGAAAAGACCATGACCGCCACCAAGGAAGTCGGGGATTCCATCGAGGCCATTCAGCGAGTGGCCAGCGATAATATCTCTGGTATGGAGACGGCTGTTGTGGATCTGGAGCACGCTTCGGAGTTGTCCAATGAGTCGGGAGTGGTGCTTGAGGAGATCGTTCATGGCACCGAGGAAAGCGCTAAGCAGATTCAAAGTATTGCCACGGCCGCTGAAGAGCAGTCCGCTGCCAGCGAGGAGATTAACCAGGCCATTGACGAGATAAACAATATCGCCGTTGAAACCGCCAAGGGAGTCGAGGAATCCGCAACAGCGTTGCGCGAACTGGCAGAACAGGCCAGTGAACTTAATTCCCTGGTCAACGAGTTGAAGTCCGAAGGGCAGCAATAG